The Lysobacter enzymogenes genome window below encodes:
- a CDS encoding OprO/OprP family phosphate-selective porin has translation MKLSRTTLAVALLAALAAPAAHAEIALDVIGDSEVTFEGLVQADYNDFNSDVLNLNGDLPDGKDTDQELRRAELVLKGKGPGNFEWVAGYDAKADKFLDVNLKYKIGGDGNHFVQFGQFKQPNSMEELSSTKNNDFISKAMVTNTFGIARRLGAAYSYGTNDWSVTASYFGDELTRNQKHGKGYGLRGTFAPINEKGNILHLGLSYVNLDAVLEGNTGVLDNSARIRTRPQADLAAGRLVDSGTLTNVDSQAIIGAEAMYVHGPFKVQAEYMRSTLDRYKTATLTGKDYTTDSWYVSGLWNITGETWGYKSGTPTTPLPNEPASGMWQVGLRYDKIDLNDGSLRPGATPTAAPIVDGVLGGEMSAWTVGVNWYWRSNFKFMLDYSIVDSSRYIGKTSATYSQSPQYNNRTFNRVVDDSPNVVSARLQFYW, from the coding sequence ATGAAACTCTCGCGCACCACCCTCGCTGTTGCGTTGCTCGCCGCGCTCGCTGCGCCCGCCGCGCACGCCGAAATCGCTCTGGACGTCATCGGCGACTCGGAAGTCACCTTCGAAGGTCTGGTCCAGGCGGATTACAACGACTTCAACAGCGACGTGCTGAACCTCAACGGCGACCTGCCCGACGGCAAGGACACCGACCAGGAACTGCGCCGCGCCGAGCTGGTGCTCAAGGGCAAGGGCCCGGGCAACTTCGAGTGGGTCGCCGGCTACGACGCCAAGGCCGACAAGTTCCTCGACGTCAACCTGAAGTACAAGATCGGCGGCGACGGCAACCACTTCGTCCAGTTCGGCCAGTTCAAGCAGCCCAACAGCATGGAAGAGCTGTCGTCGACCAAGAACAACGACTTCATCTCCAAGGCGATGGTGACCAACACCTTCGGCATCGCCCGCCGCCTCGGCGCCGCGTACAGCTACGGCACCAACGACTGGAGCGTCACCGCCAGCTACTTCGGCGACGAGCTGACCCGCAACCAGAAGCACGGCAAGGGCTACGGCCTGCGCGGCACCTTCGCCCCGATCAACGAGAAGGGCAACATCCTGCACCTGGGCCTGTCCTACGTGAACCTGGACGCGGTGCTGGAAGGCAACACCGGCGTGCTCGACAACAGCGCGCGCATCCGCACCCGTCCGCAGGCCGACCTGGCCGCCGGCCGTCTGGTCGACAGCGGCACCCTGACCAACGTCGACTCGCAGGCGATCATCGGCGCCGAGGCGATGTACGTGCACGGTCCGTTCAAGGTCCAGGCCGAGTACATGCGCAGCACGCTCGACCGCTACAAGACCGCGACCCTGACCGGCAAGGACTACACCACCGACAGCTGGTACGTCAGCGGCCTGTGGAACATCACCGGCGAAACCTGGGGCTACAAGTCGGGCACCCCGACCACCCCGCTGCCCAACGAACCGGCCAGCGGCATGTGGCAGGTCGGCCTGCGCTACGACAAGATCGATCTCAACGACGGCAGCCTGCGTCCGGGCGCCACCCCGACCGCCGCTCCGATCGTCGACGGCGTGCTCGGCGGCGAGATGAGCGCCTGGACCGTGGGCGTGAACTGGTACTGGCGTTCGAACTTCAAGTTCATGCTGGACTACTCGATCGTCGACAGCTCGCGCTACATCGGCAAGACCAGCGCGACCTACTCGCAGAGCCCGCAGTACAACAACCGCACCTTCAACCGCGTGGTCGACGACAGCCCGAACGTCGTCAGCGCGCGTCTGCAGTTCTACTGGTAA
- a CDS encoding RNA polymerase sigma factor, with protein MTPSLANGDLAAARAGDTAALERVLRHSRQDLRRYAEFHCVINDIEDAVQESLIAVSRKLRDLRVLECFVSWSFRIVKRECNRLKRGRRMLSGQPITDEIAPVVTPEPAEWRHDVAAALESLPAHYRQIILLRDLEGLTVAEIGEELGMTREAVKSRLHRARVLAREYLSP; from the coding sequence ATGACGCCGTCACTGGCCAATGGCGATCTGGCCGCCGCCCGCGCGGGCGACACGGCTGCCCTGGAACGGGTGCTGCGGCACTCGCGCCAGGACCTGCGCCGCTACGCCGAATTCCACTGCGTCATCAACGACATCGAGGACGCGGTGCAGGAAAGCCTGATCGCGGTCTCGCGCAAGCTGCGCGACCTGCGCGTGCTCGAGTGCTTCGTCTCCTGGTCGTTCCGCATCGTCAAGCGCGAGTGCAACCGGCTCAAGCGCGGCCGCCGGATGCTCAGCGGCCAGCCGATCACCGACGAGATCGCGCCGGTCGTCACGCCTGAACCGGCCGAATGGCGCCACGATGTCGCCGCCGCGCTGGAATCGCTGCCCGCGCACTATCGCCAGATCATCCTGCTGCGCGATCTTGAAGGCCTGACCGTGGCCGAGATCGGCGAGGAGCTCGGCATGACCCGGGAAGCGGTCAAGTCGCGCCTGCACCGCGCCCGCGTGCTGGCGCGCGAGTATCTGTCGCCATGA
- the pstB gene encoding phosphate ABC transporter ATP-binding protein PstB, translated as MNDARLSVATPSREAVGANPVKLAARDLNFYYDKFHALKSINLEIPEKQVTALIGPSGCGKSTLLRIFNRIYALYPKLEARGQVLLDGDNILDPKYPMNRLRSKVGMVFQKPVPFPMTIFENVAYGIRHHEKLSKSEMNDRVEHALRQGALWDEVKDKLGQSALGLSGGQQQRLCIARAVALRPSVLLLDEPTSALDPISTSRIEQLVEELKKDYTIAIVTHNMQQAARVSDFTAFMYLGDLIEHGPTEQIFSKPTKQQTEDYITGRFG; from the coding sequence ATGAACGATGCCCGCCTGTCCGTCGCCACGCCCAGCCGCGAAGCGGTCGGCGCCAATCCGGTCAAGCTGGCCGCGCGCGACCTGAACTTCTATTACGACAAGTTCCACGCGCTCAAGTCGATCAATCTGGAAATCCCGGAAAAGCAGGTCACCGCGCTGATCGGCCCGTCGGGCTGCGGCAAGTCGACCCTGCTGCGCATCTTCAACCGCATCTACGCGCTGTACCCGAAACTGGAAGCGCGCGGCCAGGTGCTGCTGGACGGGGACAACATCCTCGACCCGAAGTACCCGATGAACCGCCTGCGCAGCAAGGTCGGCATGGTGTTCCAGAAGCCGGTGCCGTTCCCGATGACCATCTTCGAGAACGTGGCCTACGGCATCCGCCACCACGAGAAGCTGTCGAAGTCGGAAATGAACGACCGGGTCGAGCACGCGCTGCGCCAGGGCGCGCTGTGGGACGAGGTCAAGGACAAGCTCGGCCAGAGCGCGCTGGGCCTGTCCGGCGGCCAGCAGCAGCGCCTGTGCATCGCCCGCGCGGTCGCGCTGCGCCCGTCGGTGCTGCTGCTCGACGAGCCGACCTCGGCGCTGGACCCGATCTCGACCAGCCGCATCGAGCAACTGGTCGAGGAGCTCAAGAAGGACTACACGATCGCGATCGTGACCCACAACATGCAGCAGGCCGCGCGCGTGTCCGACTTCACCGCCTTCATGTACCTGGGCGACCTGATCGAACACGGCCCGACCGAACAGATCTTCTCCAAGCCGACCAAGCAGCAGACCGAGGACTACATCACCGGTCGGTTCGGCTGA
- a CDS encoding LysM peptidoglycan-binding domain-containing protein yields MALNGPDYSGPSAAQLNAALVNTKAEVEAGQVKAPDGTRALVVEPGDNLSAIAERNNTTVEQLLKDNPQWSLDPAANPGTRDADLIYPGEVVFVRPFSENGPTQTSAPDANGYATFQNQRDGVPVGEPYQAQVAPNGYPANSEIVTPDGLSIRTDAKGEPLTGPYHGTEQQGTVQGEPAYRSYTQDYVDGVPAGAKHYSPGKMF; encoded by the coding sequence ATGGCATTGAACGGTCCCGACTATTCCGGTCCCTCGGCCGCGCAACTCAACGCGGCCCTGGTCAACACCAAGGCCGAGGTCGAAGCCGGGCAGGTCAAGGCGCCCGACGGCACCCGTGCGCTGGTGGTCGAACCCGGCGACAACCTCAGCGCGATCGCCGAACGCAACAACACCACGGTCGAGCAACTGCTGAAGGACAACCCGCAGTGGTCGCTGGATCCGGCCGCCAACCCCGGCACCCGCGACGCCGACCTGATCTATCCGGGCGAAGTGGTGTTCGTGCGGCCCTTCAGCGAAAACGGCCCGACCCAGACCAGCGCGCCCGACGCCAACGGCTACGCGACCTTCCAGAACCAGCGCGACGGCGTGCCGGTCGGCGAACCGTATCAGGCGCAGGTCGCGCCGAACGGCTACCCGGCCAACAGCGAGATCGTCACCCCCGACGGCCTGTCGATCCGCACCGACGCCAAGGGCGAGCCGCTGACCGGTCCTTACCACGGCACCGAGCAGCAGGGCACGGTGCAGGGCGAACCGGCGTATCGCAGCTACACCCAGGACTACGTCGACGGCGTGCCGGCCGGAGCGAAGCACTACTCGCCGGGCAAGATGTTCTGA
- the nth gene encoding endonuclease III has product MKPPQIEEMFARLQALDPHPTTELEYTTPFELLVAVALSAQATDVGVNKATRKLFPVANTPRALVELGVDGLKPYIATIGLFNTKAQNVVALSQQLLDRHGGEVPRDRAALEALPGVGRKTANVVLNTAFGEPTIAVDTHIFRVSNRTGLAPGKDVLAVEHKLLKVVPERYLQDAHHWLILHGRYVCKARKPDCPHCAIRDLCRFPDQTPGEPEPVAT; this is encoded by the coding sequence ATGAAGCCGCCGCAGATCGAAGAAATGTTCGCGCGCTTGCAGGCGCTGGATCCGCACCCGACTACCGAACTGGAATACACCACGCCGTTCGAGCTGCTGGTCGCGGTCGCGCTGTCGGCGCAGGCCACCGACGTCGGCGTCAACAAGGCCACGCGCAAACTGTTTCCGGTCGCCAACACGCCGCGCGCCCTGGTCGAACTCGGCGTCGACGGGCTCAAGCCGTACATCGCCACGATCGGCTTGTTCAACACCAAGGCGCAGAACGTGGTCGCGCTGTCGCAGCAGCTGCTGGACCGGCACGGCGGCGAGGTGCCGCGCGATCGCGCCGCGCTCGAGGCGCTGCCCGGGGTCGGCCGCAAGACCGCCAACGTGGTCCTCAACACCGCGTTCGGCGAACCGACCATCGCGGTCGACACCCACATCTTCCGCGTCTCCAACCGCACCGGCCTGGCGCCCGGCAAGGACGTGCTGGCGGTCGAGCACAAGCTGCTCAAAGTGGTACCCGAGCGCTATCTGCAAGACGCTCACCACTGGCTGATCTTGCACGGACGTTACGTTTGCAAGGCACGCAAACCCGATTGCCCGCATTGCGCCATCCGTGACCTGTGTCGCTTCCCGGACCAGACGCCCGGCGAGCCGGAACCCGTAGCCACCTGA
- the pstS gene encoding phosphate ABC transporter substrate-binding protein PstS: MHKLLKLRFAALALTTAFALNAQAADVTGAGASFVYPVMSKWSADYAKATNKKVNYQSIGSGGGIAQIKAATVDFGSSDAPLKPEELAKFGLAQFPSVIGGVVPVINVPGVASGAMKLDGATLANIFLGKITMWNDPAIVALNGGVKLPEKKITVVHRSDGSGTTFNFVNYLSKVSPEWKTSVGEGTAVKWPTGIGGKGNEGVAAYVKQIQGGIGYVELSYALQNKMAYSRLKNADGKFVLPTDETFSAAAASADWANSKDFYLVMTNAPGENSWPITATNFILMYKQPKNAEGAKNAKEFFKWVYANGDQQAKTLDYVPLPDALVKQIETYWQSNMSY; the protein is encoded by the coding sequence ATGCACAAGCTCCTCAAGCTCCGTTTCGCCGCGCTCGCGCTGACCACCGCTTTTGCGCTCAACGCTCAGGCGGCCGACGTGACCGGCGCCGGCGCGTCGTTCGTCTACCCGGTGATGTCGAAGTGGTCGGCCGATTACGCCAAGGCGACCAACAAGAAGGTCAACTACCAGTCGATCGGCTCGGGCGGCGGCATCGCCCAGATCAAGGCGGCGACCGTGGACTTCGGCTCGTCCGACGCCCCGCTGAAGCCCGAGGAGCTGGCCAAGTTCGGCCTCGCCCAGTTCCCGTCGGTGATCGGCGGCGTGGTGCCGGTCATCAACGTGCCGGGCGTGGCCTCGGGCGCGATGAAGCTCGACGGCGCGACCCTGGCCAACATCTTCCTCGGCAAGATCACCATGTGGAACGATCCGGCCATCGTCGCCCTCAACGGCGGCGTCAAGCTGCCGGAGAAGAAGATCACCGTCGTGCACCGCTCGGACGGTTCGGGCACCACCTTCAACTTCGTCAACTACCTGTCCAAGGTCAGCCCGGAGTGGAAGACCTCGGTCGGCGAAGGCACTGCGGTGAAGTGGCCGACCGGCATCGGCGGCAAGGGCAACGAAGGCGTGGCCGCGTACGTCAAGCAGATCCAGGGCGGCATCGGCTACGTCGAGCTGTCCTACGCGCTGCAGAACAAGATGGCCTATTCGCGCCTGAAGAACGCCGACGGCAAGTTCGTGCTGCCGACCGACGAGACCTTCTCGGCCGCCGCCGCCAGCGCCGACTGGGCCAACTCGAAGGACTTCTACCTGGTCATGACCAACGCGCCGGGCGAGAACTCCTGGCCGATCACCGCGACCAACTTCATCCTGATGTACAAGCAGCCCAAGAACGCCGAAGGCGCCAAGAACGCCAAGGAATTCTTCAAGTGGGTCTACGCCAACGGCGACCAGCAGGCCAAGACGCTAGACTACGTGCCGCTGCCCGACGCCCTGGTCAAGCAGATCGAGACCTACTGGCAGAGCAACATGAGCTACTGA
- a CDS encoding enoyl-CoA hydratase/isomerase family protein — MTESPLLIADRGAVRQITVNRPDKLNALNAATLDALLAAFEAAAADPAVRAVVLTGAGPKAFVAGADISEMNALTPVQGRDFSLRGQKLMRRIEKMPKPVVAMINGFALGGGLELAMGCHLRIAADSAKLGQPEINLGLIPGFGGTQRLLRLAGRAATLELCLLGAPVDAARAQQLGIVNRVVAAAELEAETFKIAEQLAASAPLALRGVLDCIAVGGECGIEEGLEYETAQFGLMFSTDDMREGTGAFLERRKPAFRGS; from the coding sequence ATGACCGAATCGCCCTTGCTGATCGCCGATCGCGGCGCCGTGCGCCAGATCACCGTCAACCGCCCCGACAAGCTGAATGCGCTCAATGCGGCCACCCTGGACGCCTTGCTGGCCGCGTTCGAGGCCGCCGCCGCCGATCCGGCGGTGCGCGCCGTGGTCCTCACCGGCGCCGGCCCCAAGGCCTTCGTCGCCGGCGCCGACATTTCCGAAATGAATGCCTTGACCCCGGTCCAGGGCCGCGATTTCTCGCTGCGCGGGCAGAAGCTCATGCGCCGGATCGAGAAAATGCCCAAGCCCGTGGTCGCGATGATCAACGGCTTCGCCCTCGGCGGCGGCCTGGAGCTGGCGATGGGCTGCCACCTGCGCATCGCCGCCGACAGCGCCAAGCTCGGCCAGCCGGAAATCAATCTCGGCCTGATCCCGGGCTTCGGCGGCACCCAGCGCCTGCTGCGCCTGGCCGGGCGCGCGGCGACCCTGGAGCTGTGCCTGCTCGGCGCGCCGGTCGACGCGGCGCGCGCGCAGCAGTTGGGCATCGTCAACCGCGTGGTCGCGGCGGCCGAACTCGAGGCGGAGACCTTCAAGATCGCCGAGCAACTGGCCGCATCCGCGCCGCTGGCGCTGCGCGGCGTGCTCGACTGCATCGCCGTGGGCGGCGAATGCGGCATCGAGGAAGGCCTGGAATACGAAACCGCGCAGTTCGGCCTGATGTTCTCGACCGACGACATGCGCGAAGGCACCGGCGCGTTCCTGGAACGGCGCAAGCCGGCGTTCCGCGGCAGCTGA
- the pstC gene encoding phosphate ABC transporter permease subunit PstC: protein MNATALPAQTGPSARDVKDARQDRLFRYALTATVVFVLIALASAALSMLWGGRHVLEEEGIDFFITAQWNPVENHYGALVPIYGTIVTALIAMVIAVPVSFGIAFFLTEVAPRWARGPIGTAIELLAGIPSIIYGMWGLFVLVPVMTEYVTPWLNDHVGTWPLIGPLFQGPPLGIGMLTAGIVLAIMVIPFISSVMREVFLTVPTRLKESAYALGSTKWEVSWDIVLPYTRSAVIGGVFLGLGRALGETMAVAFVIGNSVNFSASLLEPGTTIAALIANDFGEATETYRSALLLLGFVLFIVTFVVLAAARLMLMQLARKEGK from the coding sequence ATGAACGCGACCGCCCTACCCGCCCAAACCGGCCCCTCCGCCCGCGACGTCAAAGACGCGCGCCAGGATCGCCTGTTCCGCTACGCCCTCACCGCCACCGTCGTCTTCGTCCTGATCGCCCTCGCCAGCGCCGCGCTGTCGATGCTGTGGGGCGGCCGCCACGTGCTCGAAGAAGAAGGCATCGACTTCTTCATCACCGCGCAGTGGAACCCGGTCGAGAACCACTACGGCGCGCTGGTGCCGATCTACGGCACCATCGTCACCGCGCTGATCGCGATGGTCATCGCCGTGCCGGTCAGCTTCGGCATCGCCTTCTTCCTGACCGAGGTCGCGCCGCGCTGGGCGCGCGGTCCGATCGGCACCGCGATCGAGCTGCTCGCCGGCATCCCGTCGATCATCTACGGCATGTGGGGCCTGTTCGTGCTGGTGCCGGTGATGACCGAATACGTCACGCCCTGGCTCAACGACCACGTCGGCACCTGGCCGCTGATCGGCCCGCTGTTCCAGGGCCCGCCGCTCGGCATCGGCATGCTGACCGCCGGCATCGTGCTGGCGATCATGGTCATCCCGTTCATCTCCTCGGTGATGCGCGAAGTGTTCCTGACCGTGCCGACCCGGCTCAAGGAATCGGCCTACGCGCTGGGTTCGACCAAGTGGGAAGTCAGCTGGGACATCGTCCTGCCCTACACCCGCTCGGCGGTCATCGGCGGCGTGTTCCTCGGCCTGGGCCGCGCGCTCGGCGAGACCATGGCGGTGGCGTTCGTGATCGGCAACTCGGTCAACTTCTCCGCCTCGCTGCTGGAACCGGGCACCACCATCGCCGCGCTGATCGCCAACGACTTCGGCGAAGCCACCGAGACCTACCGCTCGGCGCTGCTGCTGCTCGGCTTCGTGCTGTTCATCGTGACCTTCGTGGTGTTGGCCGCGGCGCGGCTGATGCTGATGCAACTCGCGCGCAAGGAGGGCAAGTGA
- the pstS gene encoding phosphate ABC transporter substrate-binding protein PstS produces the protein MKSSARIAVLSFAIALSVAACGGNQQQTPAANGDAKTDAAAPAGDKVAAQITGAGATFIFPLLSKWSDDYNKATGAKVNYQSIGSGGGIAQIKAGTVDFGSSDKPLPSDELAAAGLGQFPSAIGGVVPVVNVEGIDPGKLRLTGPLLADIFMGKVAKWNDPAIAAANPGTTLPDLKINVVHRSDGSGTTFNFSNYLSKVSPEWKTKVGEGTSVQWPGGVGGKGNEGVASYVKQIKGSVGYVELAYALQNKMAHTQLQNAAGQFVQPSAESFQAAASTADWASAKDFNLVITNAGGEKSWPITATNFILMYKTPKDAKRSADTRAFFKWAFENGQGQAQGLDYVPLPPELVKQIEAYWGAEFK, from the coding sequence ATGAAATCGTCGGCCCGCATCGCCGTCCTGTCCTTCGCCATCGCGCTCAGCGTCGCCGCCTGCGGCGGCAACCAGCAGCAGACCCCGGCCGCCAACGGCGACGCCAAGACCGACGCGGCCGCCCCGGCCGGCGACAAGGTCGCCGCCCAGATCACCGGCGCCGGCGCCACCTTCATCTTCCCGCTGCTGTCGAAGTGGTCGGACGACTACAACAAGGCCACCGGCGCCAAGGTCAACTACCAGTCGATCGGCTCCGGCGGCGGCATCGCCCAGATCAAGGCCGGCACGGTCGATTTCGGCTCCTCCGACAAGCCGCTGCCGAGCGACGAGCTCGCCGCCGCGGGCCTGGGCCAGTTCCCCTCGGCGATCGGCGGCGTGGTGCCGGTGGTCAACGTCGAAGGCATCGACCCCGGCAAGCTGCGCCTGACCGGCCCGCTGCTGGCCGACATCTTCATGGGCAAGGTGGCCAAGTGGAACGACCCGGCGATCGCCGCGGCGAACCCGGGCACGACCCTGCCGGACCTCAAGATCAACGTCGTGCACCGCTCCGACGGTTCGGGCACCACCTTCAATTTCTCCAACTACCTGTCCAAGGTCAGCCCGGAGTGGAAGACCAAGGTCGGCGAAGGCACTTCGGTGCAGTGGCCGGGCGGCGTCGGCGGCAAGGGCAACGAAGGCGTGGCCTCGTACGTGAAGCAGATCAAGGGCTCGGTCGGCTACGTCGAACTGGCCTACGCGCTGCAGAACAAGATGGCCCACACCCAGTTGCAGAACGCGGCCGGCCAGTTCGTCCAGCCCAGCGCCGAATCGTTCCAGGCCGCGGCCTCGACCGCCGACTGGGCCAGCGCCAAGGATTTCAACCTGGTCATCACCAACGCCGGCGGCGAGAAGTCCTGGCCGATCACCGCGACCAATTTCATCCTGATGTACAAGACGCCGAAGGACGCCAAGCGCAGCGCCGACACCCGCGCGTTCTTCAAGTGGGCCTTCGAGAACGGCCAGGGCCAGGCGCAGGGGCTGGATTACGTGCCGCTGCCGCCGGAGCTGGTGAAGCAGATCGAGGCGTATTGGGGGGCGGAGTTCAAGTGA
- a CDS encoding FKBP-type peptidyl-prolyl cis-trans isomerase N-terminal domain-containing protein encodes MKLRLIAAAVAALALTAGNAVAQDTSSEKGKLSYALGYDLGRNATESGEQVDVNTIIKGLQDGYAKKQPSVPVDQLRTAVQNMQKRQAEKAKAEWDKAASENKTKSDAFVNANKAKAGVKALPNGAQYRVIETGTGAKPTQASTVALEVAGPFPWGERPAQARPANNIPSIKVSEIEMAAMRDVLLQMPAGSKWEVTLPAAQAYGADPRTPFPPNVAVQFEIKLVSVK; translated from the coding sequence ATGAAGTTGCGTCTGATTGCTGCCGCCGTCGCGGCCCTGGCTCTGACCGCCGGCAACGCCGTCGCGCAGGACACTTCGTCCGAGAAGGGCAAGCTTAGCTATGCGCTCGGCTACGACCTCGGCCGCAATGCCACCGAGAGCGGCGAGCAGGTCGATGTGAACACCATCATCAAGGGCCTGCAGGACGGCTACGCCAAGAAGCAGCCCTCGGTGCCGGTCGACCAGCTGCGCACCGCCGTGCAGAACATGCAGAAGCGCCAGGCCGAGAAGGCCAAGGCCGAGTGGGACAAGGCCGCTTCCGAGAACAAGACCAAGAGCGACGCCTTCGTCAACGCCAACAAGGCCAAGGCCGGCGTCAAGGCGCTGCCGAACGGCGCCCAGTACCGCGTGATCGAAACCGGCACCGGCGCCAAGCCGACCCAGGCCAGCACCGTGGCCCTGGAAGTGGCCGGTCCGTTCCCGTGGGGCGAGCGTCCGGCGCAGGCGCGTCCGGCCAACAACATCCCGTCGATCAAGGTCAGCGAGATCGAAATGGCCGCGATGCGCGACGTGCTGCTGCAGATGCCGGCCGGTTCGAAGTGGGAAGTGACGCTGCCGGCCGCCCAGGCCTACGGCGCCGACCCGCGCACTCCGTTCCCGCCGAACGTCGCCGTGCAGTTCGAGATCAAGCTGGTCAGCGTCAAGTAA
- the phoU gene encoding phosphate signaling complex protein PhoU, translating into MSNQMHDHIVKSYDDEQRRLLDETLRMGEIAAAQLESALDVVQRRDDKAAERIIANDEAIDALEQEISHDVMKLALRGPMARDLREILAAIRIASDIERVGDYAANVAKRSTALNLSPPLPHVAGLHALGTLAVKQLRDVLVAYRDNDIELAQRVRDRDAEVDTAYTGLFRELLTYMMEDARSITACTHLLFMAKNIERVGDHATNIAENVWFLVKGDEPLPPRDKRDTTNTTASV; encoded by the coding sequence ATGAGCAACCAGATGCACGACCACATCGTCAAAAGCTACGACGACGAGCAGCGCCGCCTGCTCGACGAAACCCTGCGCATGGGCGAGATCGCCGCCGCGCAGCTGGAATCCGCGCTCGACGTGGTCCAGCGCCGCGACGACAAGGCCGCCGAGCGCATCATCGCCAACGACGAAGCGATCGACGCGCTCGAGCAGGAAATCAGCCACGACGTGATGAAGCTGGCGCTGCGCGGGCCGATGGCGCGCGATCTGCGCGAGATCCTCGCCGCGATCCGCATCGCCTCGGACATCGAACGCGTCGGCGACTACGCCGCCAACGTGGCCAAGCGCTCGACCGCGCTGAACCTGTCGCCGCCGCTGCCGCACGTGGCCGGCCTGCACGCGCTGGGCACCCTCGCGGTCAAGCAGCTGCGCGACGTGCTGGTGGCCTACCGCGACAACGACATCGAGCTGGCGCAGCGGGTGCGCGACCGCGACGCCGAGGTCGACACCGCCTACACCGGCCTGTTCCGCGAACTGCTGACCTACATGATGGAAGACGCGCGCAGCATCACCGCCTGCACCCATCTGCTGTTCATGGCCAAGAACATCGAGCGGGTCGGCGACCACGCCACCAACATCGCCGAGAACGTGTGGTTCCTGGTCAAGGGCGACGAACCGTTGCCGCCGCGCGACAAGCGCGACACCACCAACACCACCGCTTCGGTCTGA
- the pstA gene encoding phosphate ABC transporter permease PstA — MSAVARKHDAAEAARHRTADSLYRRRRVVNAVSVVLACGAALFGLFFLGWILYTLIAKGIGGINLALFTQNTPPPMQEGGLMNAFFGSAVMCLIAIVIGTPLGIAAGTWLAEYGAGRKMGTVVRFVNDILLSAPSIVLGLFVYTLVVMQTGGNFSALAGAIALAFIVLPVVVRTTDEMLRLVPPQMREAALSLGVPQWKVIMQVLYRSASAGIVTGVLLALARISGETAPLLFTAFGNQYWSHNVLQPMASVPVVMNQFAGSPYETWQTLAWAGALVLTFFVLVVSLLARALVLRNRIPND, encoded by the coding sequence ATGAGCGCCGTCGCCCGCAAGCACGACGCGGCCGAAGCCGCGCGCCACCGCACCGCCGATTCGCTGTACCGCCGCCGCCGCGTGGTCAACGCGGTGTCGGTGGTGCTGGCCTGCGGCGCCGCGCTGTTCGGCCTGTTCTTCCTCGGCTGGATCCTCTACACCCTGATCGCCAAGGGCATCGGCGGCATCAACCTGGCGCTGTTCACCCAGAACACGCCGCCGCCGATGCAGGAAGGCGGCCTGATGAACGCGTTCTTCGGCAGCGCGGTGATGTGCCTGATCGCGATCGTCATCGGCACCCCGCTCGGCATCGCCGCCGGCACCTGGCTGGCCGAGTACGGCGCCGGGCGCAAGATGGGCACGGTGGTGCGCTTCGTCAACGACATCCTGTTGTCGGCGCCGTCGATCGTGCTCGGCCTGTTCGTCTACACCCTGGTGGTGATGCAGACCGGCGGCAACTTCTCCGCGCTGGCCGGCGCGATCGCCCTGGCCTTCATCGTGCTGCCGGTGGTGGTGCGCACCACCGACGAAATGCTGCGTCTGGTGCCGCCGCAGATGCGCGAAGCGGCGCTGTCGCTCGGCGTGCCGCAGTGGAAGGTCATCATGCAGGTGCTCTACCGCAGCGCCTCGGCCGGCATCGTCACCGGCGTGCTGCTGGCGCTGGCGCGCATCAGCGGCGAAACCGCGCCGCTGCTGTTCACCGCGTTCGGCAACCAGTACTGGAGCCACAACGTACTGCAGCCGATGGCGAGCGTGCCGGTGGTGATGAACCAGTTCGCCGGCAGCCCCTACGAAACCTGGCAGACCCTGGCCTGGGCCGGCGCGCTGGTGCTGACCTTCTTCGTCCTCGTCGTAAGCCTGCTCGCGCGCGCGCTGGTGCTGCGCAATCGGATCCCCAATGACTGA